A stretch of Christensenellaceae bacterium DNA encodes these proteins:
- a CDS encoding patatin family protein, which produces MIGLIDGGGGMRGVYTSGIYDCMLDLGASVDYGIGVSAGAANMITYLARQRERTLTFFAEYTFRKEYMGVSNWLKSGNYLNLDYIYTTLTVRGGEYPLDYETFSKSAIPFFIVATDARTGEPEYFTRGHLAQDSYDVLKASCAIPAACKPYPVNGKLYFDGGVSDPIPYKKAFADGCDKIIVLMTRPLDYIKPKQKNMWFLRRALRKYPEIIRRIERRHEVYNQSVADLKELAAQGRALLVAPDDCCGVSTLTKDKDAFLRLYQKGYEDGKKAAAFLRQ; this is translated from the coding sequence ATGATCGGACTCATCGACGGCGGGGGCGGTATGCGCGGCGTTTACACCTCCGGTATCTACGATTGCATGCTCGACCTTGGCGCCAGCGTCGATTATGGCATCGGCGTTTCCGCGGGCGCGGCAAACATGATCACTTATTTGGCGCGGCAGCGCGAGCGGACGCTCACTTTCTTTGCCGAATATACGTTCCGCAAGGAATATATGGGCGTTTCCAACTGGCTGAAAAGCGGCAATTACCTCAACCTCGACTATATCTATACCACGCTTACCGTACGCGGCGGCGAGTATCCGCTCGATTACGAAACCTTTTCCAAAAGCGCGATCCCGTTTTTTATCGTGGCGACGGACGCGCGAACGGGCGAACCCGAATATTTCACGCGCGGACATCTCGCGCAGGACAGTTACGACGTATTGAAAGCCTCGTGCGCGATCCCCGCGGCATGCAAGCCGTATCCTGTAAACGGAAAGCTGTATTTCGACGGCGGGGTTTCCGACCCTATCCCCTACAAAAAGGCGTTTGCGGACGGGTGCGACAAAATCATCGTGCTGATGACGCGGCCGCTTGATTATATCAAGCCCAAACAAAAAAACATGTGGTTTTTAAGGCGGGCCTTAAGGAAATATCCTGAAATCATCCGCAGGATCGAGCGCCGCCACGAGGTATATAACCAGTCGGTCGCCGATCTTAAGGAGCTTGCCGCCCAGGGCAGGGCGCTGCTTGTCGCGCCGGACGACTGCTGCGGCGTAAGTACGCTCACCAAGGATAAGGACGCCTTTTTGCGGCTGTACCAAAAAGGCTATGAGGACGGCAAAAAAGCCGCCGCTTTCTTGCGGCAATAA
- a CDS encoding peptidase S41, whose protein sequence is MKTFLKGFLSGMLALAAILVCVAAFDGSYNVSRNADMYPVFAKMQQIQKLVDDKFYFEQDADAVASGVYKGMVFGLDDNYSYYLDPYEYKQYLRSLQGNYTGIGASVTQDADTLLTTVKSVEPDGPAAQAGMREGDVIVAVNGADVTQTSLENLIYDHIMGDVGTQVVVTVKRGDKRLDLPMTRQKIIDQTVSYRMLDDQTGYLQVTSFEDETVPQFIDAVSELQGKGMRRVVYDLRGNGGGSLSAVVKMLDYLLPDGLLVYTEDKYGNRLETYEGSDGHEVDIPAVILVDEGTASASEVFSSAMRDYGRAQLVGTRTFGKGIVQQLYPLGDGSAVKLTVSAYFTKSGTPIQGEGLSPDVEVTMADGGPKDPDEQLSVKDDAQLAAALKLLRGE, encoded by the coding sequence ATGAAAACTTTCCTCAAAGGCTTTTTGAGCGGTATGCTCGCGCTGGCCGCCATTCTTGTATGCGTCGCCGCTTTTGACGGCTCTTATAACGTTTCGCGCAACGCGGATATGTATCCTGTATTCGCAAAAATGCAGCAGATCCAGAAACTCGTCGATGATAAATTTTATTTCGAGCAGGACGCGGACGCAGTTGCAAGCGGCGTCTATAAGGGCATGGTCTTTGGCCTTGACGATAATTATTCTTATTATCTGGATCCCTATGAATACAAGCAATATCTGCGCTCTTTGCAGGGCAATTATACAGGTATCGGCGCGTCGGTAACGCAGGACGCCGATACGCTTTTAACCACCGTCAAAAGCGTTGAACCTGACGGCCCCGCCGCGCAGGCGGGCATGCGTGAGGGCGACGTGATCGTAGCTGTGAACGGCGCGGACGTTACGCAAACATCCCTTGAAAACCTTATATACGACCACATCATGGGCGATGTGGGCACGCAGGTCGTCGTCACGGTTAAGCGCGGTGATAAAAGGCTTGACCTGCCCATGACGCGCCAGAAAATTATCGACCAGACGGTCAGTTACCGCATGCTTGACGACCAGACCGGATATTTGCAGGTCACCTCTTTTGAAGACGAGACTGTGCCGCAGTTTATAGACGCGGTCAGCGAGCTGCAAGGCAAGGGCATGCGGCGCGTCGTATACGACCTGCGCGGCAACGGCGGCGGTTCCCTTTCCGCAGTCGTCAAAATGCTCGATTACCTGCTGCCCGACGGGCTGCTCGTCTATACCGAGGATAAATATGGCAACCGTCTTGAAACATACGAGGGCAGCGACGGACACGAGGTCGATATTCCCGCCGTTATTTTGGTGGACGAGGGTACCGCCAGCGCGTCCGAGGTCTTTTCCAGCGCCATGCGCGACTATGGCCGCGCGCAGCTCGTGGGCACGCGGACCTTTGGCAAAGGCATTGTGCAGCAGCTTTACCCTCTGGGCGACGGCAGCGCGGTCAAGCTGACCGTATCCGCGTACTTTACCAAAAGCGGCACGCCCATACAGGGCGAGGGCCTTTCCCCCGACGTGGAAGTCACGATGGCGGACGGCGGGCCAAAAGACCCTGACGAGCAGCTTTCCGTAAAGGACGACGCGCAGCTAGCGGCAGCTCTTAAGCTGCTTCGCGGCGAGTAG